Proteins encoded in a region of the Oenanthe melanoleuca isolate GR-GAL-2019-014 chromosome 27, OMel1.0, whole genome shotgun sequence genome:
- the LOC130263979 gene encoding LOW QUALITY PROTEIN: keratin, type I cytoskeletal 23-like (The sequence of the model RefSeq protein was modified relative to this genomic sequence to represent the inferred CDS: substituted 1 base at 1 genomic stop codon) — MXLIPNNNSVQAHKCFRIDQEEARFVMTQSCCCSHSSKGNSHRKRHKAAQGRRRGCSVLDSQTWGSIHTELSMSTSQGPFQFFSGSLRGSSGCGLAQQGTSYRASSADGGASSTHASFSSARPFWLAAGGAPWGGFGEHYGESIFLGGNEKQTMQNLNERLAAYLDKVRALEAANAQLENCILEWHRTKSHGKRHDFNQYEQNVTDMQRQIEDSKITNASILLQIDNANMATEDFRLKYEAEKCRRQGVQLDVENLRKELDGMTIITTDLEMEIEGLREEHILRRKDHEEDMEANRSSQDFKVNVKVNAAPPADLGKILAEIREDYEAIIEKNRQSLDNWYKEQSAAMSLAATPNPEQIQHNENEIKELRRTLQSLDIELQAQISKKHMLEDTLADTRNYYAAALQNMQQIISRCEEELSQVRHDMKQQNNQYKVLLGIKTRLEKEISTYRLLLEGNADGTARKSETKEHSELSNRKLKAIVHDSVNGEVVSSTINELPPQA, encoded by the exons ATGTAGCTGATTCCAAACAACAACAGCGTGCAGGCTCATAAATGCTTCAGAATTGACCAAGAGGAAGCACGTTTCGTGATGACACAATCTTGTTGCTGTAGTCATTCATCGAAGGGAAACTCCCACAGGAAAAGGCATaaagctgctcagggaaggCGAAGAGGCTGCTCAGTGCTAGACAGCCAAACCTGGGGTTCGATTCACACAGAGCTAAGCATGAGCACCAGCCAAGGCCCTTTCCAGTTTTTTTCTGGGTCCCTCAGGGGTAGTTCAGGGTGTGGTTTGGCCCAGCAAGGAACTTCTTACAGAGCGTCAAGTGCAGATggtggtgccagcagcacacatGCCTCCTTCTCCTCCGCCAGACCCTtctggctggctgcaggaggggcacCCTGGGGAGGCTTCGGCGAGCACTATGGGGAAAGCATCTTCCTGGGTGGGAATGAGAAACAGACTATGCAGAACCTGAATGAGCGCTTGGCTGCCTACCTGGACAAGGTCCGTGCCCTAGAAGCAGCCAACGCTCAGCTGGAGAACTGCATCCTAGAGTGGCACAGGACAAAGTCCCATGGAAAGAGGCATGACTTCAACCAGTACGAGCAAAACGTCACTGACATGCAAAGACAG attGAGGACAGCAAGATCACCAATGCCAGCATCCTTTTACAAATTGATAACGCTAACATGGCAACTGAAGACTTCAGGCTCAA ATACGAAGCCGAGAAGTGTCGCAGGCAGGGAGTGCAGCTGGATGTGGAGAACCTGCGCAAGGAGCTCGACGGCATGACCATCATTACCACAGatctggaaatggaaattgaaGGCTTGAGAGAAGAGCACATCCTCAGGAGGAAAGACCATGAGGAG GATATGGAAGCCAATCGCTCCTCACAGGACTTCAAAGTCAATGTAAAAGTAAACGCTGCCCCTCCCGCAGACTTAGGCAAGATTCTGGCAGAAATAAGAGAAGATTACGAGGCCATAATTGAAAAGAATCGTCAGAGCCTGGACAACTGGTACAAAGAACAG AGTGCAGCAATGTCCCTAGCAGCAACCCCTAATCCTGAGCAGATCCAGCACAACGAGAACGAGATCAAGGAGCTGAGGAGGACTTTGCAGTCCCTGGACATcgagctgcaggcacagattAGTAAG AAACACATGCTGGAAGACACCTTGGCTGACACTCGGAATTACTACGCTGCTGCACTTCAAAACATGCAGCAGATCATCTCCAGGTGTGAGGAAGAGCTGAGCCAGGTTCGTCATGACATGAAGCAGCAAAATAACCAATATAAGGTTCTTCTTGGGATCAAAACACgcctggaaaaggaaatttccaCATACCgcctgctgctggaagggaatGCTGACGG GACAGCAAGAAAATCTGAAACTAAAG aaCACTCTGAGCTGAGCAACCGAAAGCTCAAAGCGATTGTCCACGACAGTGTGAACGGGGAGGTGGTGTCCTCCACCATCAACGAGCTCCCCCCTCAAGCCTGA
- the KRT20 gene encoding keratin, type I cytoskeletal 20: MAFSARSIQWSSSSRVQPSAPSISSLTSRKMSLQKIQAPSVYGGAGGYGTRISTSSSSGLGGSLQLSITGSDVLLAGNEKSTMQNLNDRLAAYLERVRSLEKSNSLIEKQIREWYEKNTVSVGQDYSSYFKTIEELRSKIAEAQMENSRLVLQIDNAKLAADDFRLKFENEHLLRQSVESDITGLLRVRDDLTLTKADLESQIESITEELVFLRKNHEEERDRLRKEAGGSVNVAVDAAPGTNLATIMENMRKQYEEMAEKYRQEAKEHYEQETAELHQEVALNVELLEGQRKEVTERRQVSQSLELELQSLLSMKQALEGSVAETEARYSYQLDQIQQLISSREAQLRQLRADMEAQNSEYSILMDVKTRLEMEIATYRRLLEGEEVGDLEATASITEAEKESSKFKKIKTIVEEVVDGKIVSSEVREIEEKM, encoded by the exons ATGGCATTCTCCGCCCGCAGCATCCAGTGGAGCTCGAGCAGCCGTGTCCAGCCCTCTGCACCCAGCATCAGCAGTCTGACCTCCAGGAAAATGTCCCTGCAGAAGATCCAGGCACCCAGTGTCTatgggggagctgggggctATGGCACCCGCATATcgaccagcagcagctctggcctcGGAGGGAGCCTCCAGCTCAGCATCACTGGGAGCGATGTGCTGCTCGCTGGCAACGAGAAATCAACCATGCAGAACCTGAACGATCGCCTGGCTGCCTACCTGGAGAGGGTGCGCTCCCTGGAGAAGTCCAACTCCCTGATTGAGAAGCAGATCAGGGAATGGTATGAAAAGAACACTGTAAGCGTAGGGCAGGACTACAGCTCCTACTTCAAAACAATTGAAGAACTCAGAAGTAAG ATTGCAGAGGCCCAGATGGAAAATTCCAGGCTTGTCCTGCAGATCGACAATGCCAAGCTGGCTGCTGATGACTTTAGGCTGAA GTTTGAGAACGAGCACCTGCTCAGGCAGAGTGTGGAGAGCGACATCACCGGACTGCTCCGTGTCCGTGACGACCTGACTCTGACGAAAGCTGACCTGGAGTCCCAGATTGAGAGTATCACTGAGGAGCTCGTTTTCCTTAGGAAGAACCACGAGGAG GAGCGGGACAGGCTGCGCAAGGAGGCAGGCGGCTCTGTGAACGTGGCAGTGGATGCTGCTCCCGGCACCAATCTCGCAACTATTATGGAAAACATGAGGAAGCAATATGAAGAAATGGCAGAAAAGTACCGCCAAGAAGCCAAAGAACATTATGAACAGGAG acagcagagctgcaccaggAAGTTGCCCTCAATGTTGAGCTGCTGGAGGGCCAAAGGAAAGAGGTCACAGAACGGAGACAGGtctcccagagcctggagctggaattaCAGTCCCTGCTGTCCATG AAACAGGCCCTGGAAGGCTCTGTGGCTGAAACAGAAGCACGGTACAGTTACCAGCTTGACCAGATACAGCAACTAATTTCCAGTCGGGAGGCTCAGCTGAGGCAGCTCCGAGCTGACATGGAGGCTCAGAACAGTGAGTACAGCATCCTGATGGATGTCAAGACTCGCCTGGAGATGGAGATCGCCACGTACCGCCggctgctggagggagaggaagTCGG GGATTTAGAAGCGACAGCGTCGATAACGGAGGCTGAAAAAG AATCAAGTAAATTTAAGAAGATCAAGACAATAGTTGAGGAGGTGGTTGATGGCAAGATTGTCTCCTCTGAGGTCAGAGAGATTGAAGAGAAGATGTAA
- the LOC130263983 gene encoding keratin, type I cytoskeletal 15-like: MATSFMSSSSTYGGGFGGAGGSSSRLSSVRAGGSYRAPSIHGGSGGRGVSVSSARYVSSAGGGCGFGGGYGGAFGGGAACGFGGGSGFGGGSGFGGGACFGGGFDLGGGFGGGDGLLSGNEKITMQNLNDRLASYLDKVRALEEANSDLEVKIRDWYQKQAPTSPARDYSNYYKIIEDLRDKILAATIDNSRVILEIDNARLAADDFRLKYENELFLRQSVESDINGLRRVLDELTLSRADLEMQIETLKEELAYMKKNHEEEMKEYSNQLSGTVNVEMDAAPGIDLTRVLAEMREQYEALAEKNRKDAEAWFFTQTDELNREVATHTQQIQTSKSEITELRRTLQGLEIELQSQLSMKAGLEANLRDTEGRYCAQLAQIQALITSVEEQLGELRCDMERQNQEYKMLMDIKSRLEQEIATYRQLLEGQDSQLTGLNPKDAFGRGRSGAEDDGKSSSTRDRRFQ, translated from the exons ATGGCCACTTCCTTCATGAGCTCTTCCTCCACCTACGGGGGCGGCTTTGGGGGTGCCGGGGGCAGCAGCTCTCGCCTGTCCTCGGTGCGTGCCGGCGGCTCCTACCGCGCCCCGAGCATCCACGGCGGCTCCGGCGGCCGCGGCGTCTCCGTCTCCTCGGCCAGGTACGTCTCctctgcaggaggaggctgcGGCTTCGGGGGAGGCTATGGAGGAGCCTTTGGAGGGGGAGCAGCCTGTGGCTTTGGAGGGGGCTCTGGCTTTGGAGGGGGCTCTGGCTTTGGAGGCGGCGCTTGCTTCGGTGGAGGATTTGACCTGGGTGGTGGCTTTGGTGGCGGCGATGGGCTCCTCTCTGGCAATGAGAAGATAACCATGCAGAACCTGAACGACCGGCTGGCTTCGTACCTGGACAAGGTGCGAGCCCTGGAAGAGGCCAATTCAGATCTAGAAGTGAAAATCCGAGACTGGTACCAGAAACAAgctcccaccagccctgcccGTGACTACAGCAATTATTACAAGATAATTGAAGATCTCCGAGACAAG ATCCTTGCTGCTACCATTGACAATTCCCGGGTCATTCTGGAGATTGACAatgccaggctggctgctgaTGACTTTAGGCTGAA GTACGAGAACGAGCTGTTCCTGCGCCAGAGCGTGGAGTCCGACATCAACGGCCTGCGCCGCGTCCTGGACGAGCTGACCCTGTCCAGAGCCGACCTGGAGATGCAGATCGAGACACTGAAAGAGGAGCTGGCTTACATGAAGAAGAACCACGAAGAG GAAATGAAAGAGTACTCCAACCAGCTGAGTGGAACCGTCAATGTGGAAATGGATGCGGCTCCTGGCATTGACCTGACCAGAGTTCTCGCTGAGATGAGGGAACAGTATGAAGCTCTGGCTGAGAAGAACCGTAAGGATGCTGAGGCCTGGTTCTTCACTCAG actGATGAGCTGAACCGTGAAGTTGCCACTCACACCCAGCAGATACAGACCAGCAAGTCCGAGATCACGGAACTGCGCCGcaccctgcaggggctggagatCGAGCTCCAGTCGCAGCTCAGCATG AAAGCTGGGCTGGAGGCCAACCTGAGGGACACGGAAGGCCGATACTGCGCGCAGCTGGCTCAGATCCAGGCGCTCATCACCAGcgtggaggagcagctgggcgAGCTGCGCTGCGACATGGAGCGCCAGAACCAGGAGTACAAAATGCTCATGGACATCAAGAGCCGCCTGGAGCAGGAGATCGCCACGTACcggcagctgctggaggggcaggactCGCA GTTGACAGGACTGAACCCCAAGGATg CATTTGGAAGAGGTCGTTCTGGTGCAGAAGATGATGGAAAATCTAGTTCTACCCGTGACAGGAGATTCCAATAA
- the LOC130263998 gene encoding keratin, type I cytoskeletal 12-like isoform X1: MALSVRTSGGSRPFSSRSGFGGGSLRMSSSSGGGGYGGSGLGFGGGSGGGFGAASLLGSSSGFGGGFGSSSVAGYGSNFSSGFGGSYGGGLGGSYGSGLGSGFGGGLGSGFGSSSGAAFGSGFGGGLGTGFGGGFGPAGAGDGGLLSGSKKETMQNLNDRLAAYLDKVRSLEEANTELESKIREWYEKNGPGTSTPGSGNDYSKFYPLIEDLRNKIINATIDNARIILQVDNARLAADDFRLKYENEVALRQSVEADINGLRRVLDELTMTRADLEMQIESLNEELAYLKKNHEEELQGIQSSEFGQVSVEMDAAPGTDLTKLLNDMRGQYEVIAEQNRKEAEAWFNEKSGELKREISTNTEQLQSGKSEITDLKRTLQSLEIELQSQLAMKKSLEDTLAETEGGYCAQLSQIQMQIGNLESQLFQVRADMERQNAEYQQLLDIKTRLEMEIETYRRLLDGEFVGAGQAVTFESSSLTGSKSQTQSLDSSQDPTKTRKIKTIVEEVVDGKVVASHVKEVEEKI, encoded by the exons ATGGCCCTTTCCGTGCGCACAAGCGGCGGCTCCCGGCCCTTCTCCTCTCGGAGCGGATTTGGAGGGGGATCTCTGAGGATGTCCAGTTCCAGTGGTGGAGGAGGCTATGGTGGCAGTGGGCTTGGATTTGGTGGGGGTTCTGGTGGAGGGTTTGGTGCAGCTTCTCTGTTGGGCTCAAGCTCTGGCTTCGGTGGGGGCTTTGGGAGCAGCTCAGTTGCAGGATATGGGAGCAACTTCAGCAGTGGCTTTGGTGGAAGCTATGGAGGTGGTTTGGGTGGTAGCTATGGAAGTGGCTTAGGCAGTGGGTTTGGGGGAGGTTTGGGAAGTGGTTTTGGCAGCAGTTCAGGTGCTGCTTTTGGAAGTGGCTTTGGTGGTGGCTTAGGGACTGGTTTTGGAGGTGGGTTTGGCCCTGCTGGTGCCGGAGATGGTGGCCTTCTTTCTGGctcaaaaaaagaaactatGCAGAACCTCAATGACCGTCTGGCTGCATATCTGGACAAAGTGAGATCTCTAGAAGAGGCCAATACTGAGCTGGAGTCCAAAATCCGTGAGTGGTATGAGAAAAATGGCCCTGGAACTAGCACCCCTGGATCTGGGAATGACTACAGTAAATTCTACCCCCTCATTGAAGATCTTCGAAACAAG ATCATCAATGCAACCATTGACAACGCCAGGATCATTCTGCAGGTTGATAATGCCAGACTGGCTGCTGATGACTTCAGACTGAA ATATGAGAATGAAGTGGCTCTTAGGCAGAGCGTGGAGGCTGACATCAATGGTCTGCGCAGAGTCCTGGATGAGCTGACCATGACCAGGGCAGATCTGGAGATGCAGATTGAAAGCCTGAATGAAGAACTGGCTTATCTCAAGAAGAATCATGAagag GAGCTTCAGGGCATCCAAAGCAGTGAATTTGGCCAAGTCAGTGTGGAAATGgatgctgctccagggactGACCTGACCAAGCTTCTGAATGACATGAGGGGACAGTACGAAGTCATTGCTGAGCAAAACCGTAAAGAGGCCGAGGCGTGGTTCAATGAAAAA AGTGGGGAGCTGAAAAGAGAGATCTCCACCAAtactgagcagctccagtcgGGAAAGAGCGAGATCACAGATTTAAAACGGACTCTCCAGAGCCTGGAAATAGAGCTGCAGTCTCAGCTTGCCATG AAAAAATCCCTGGAAGACACTTTAGCAGAAACAGAGGGTGGTTACTGCGCCCAGCTGTCACAAATCCAAATGCAGATCGGGAACCTGGAGTCCCAGCTTTTCCAGGTCAGGGCTGACATGGAGCGCCAGAACGCAGAGTACCAACAGCTCCTGGACATCAAGACTCGTCTGGAAATGGAGATTGAAACCTACCGGCGCCTGCTGGATGGAGAATTTGT GGGCGCTGGACAGGCAGTTACATTTGAAAGCTCATCCCTGACAGGGTCCAAATCTCAAACACAATCACTGGACTCTTCTCAAG ATCCAACCAAAACTAGAAAGATCAAGACAATTGTCGAAGAAGTGGTAGATGGAAAAGTTGTTGCATCCCACGTTAAGGAAGTTGAAGAGAAGATATGA
- the LOC130263998 gene encoding keratin, type I cytoskeletal 12-like isoform X2, with protein MQNLNDRLAAYLDKVRSLEEANTELESKIREWYEKNGPGTSTPGSGNDYSKFYPLIEDLRNKIINATIDNARIILQVDNARLAADDFRLKYENEVALRQSVEADINGLRRVLDELTMTRADLEMQIESLNEELAYLKKNHEEELQGIQSSEFGQVSVEMDAAPGTDLTKLLNDMRGQYEVIAEQNRKEAEAWFNEKSGELKREISTNTEQLQSGKSEITDLKRTLQSLEIELQSQLAMKKSLEDTLAETEGGYCAQLSQIQMQIGNLESQLFQVRADMERQNAEYQQLLDIKTRLEMEIETYRRLLDGEFVGAGQAVTFESSSLTGSKSQTQSLDSSQDPTKTRKIKTIVEEVVDGKVVASHVKEVEEKI; from the exons atGCAGAACCTCAATGACCGTCTGGCTGCATATCTGGACAAAGTGAGATCTCTAGAAGAGGCCAATACTGAGCTGGAGTCCAAAATCCGTGAGTGGTATGAGAAAAATGGCCCTGGAACTAGCACCCCTGGATCTGGGAATGACTACAGTAAATTCTACCCCCTCATTGAAGATCTTCGAAACAAG ATCATCAATGCAACCATTGACAACGCCAGGATCATTCTGCAGGTTGATAATGCCAGACTGGCTGCTGATGACTTCAGACTGAA ATATGAGAATGAAGTGGCTCTTAGGCAGAGCGTGGAGGCTGACATCAATGGTCTGCGCAGAGTCCTGGATGAGCTGACCATGACCAGGGCAGATCTGGAGATGCAGATTGAAAGCCTGAATGAAGAACTGGCTTATCTCAAGAAGAATCATGAagag GAGCTTCAGGGCATCCAAAGCAGTGAATTTGGCCAAGTCAGTGTGGAAATGgatgctgctccagggactGACCTGACCAAGCTTCTGAATGACATGAGGGGACAGTACGAAGTCATTGCTGAGCAAAACCGTAAAGAGGCCGAGGCGTGGTTCAATGAAAAA AGTGGGGAGCTGAAAAGAGAGATCTCCACCAAtactgagcagctccagtcgGGAAAGAGCGAGATCACAGATTTAAAACGGACTCTCCAGAGCCTGGAAATAGAGCTGCAGTCTCAGCTTGCCATG AAAAAATCCCTGGAAGACACTTTAGCAGAAACAGAGGGTGGTTACTGCGCCCAGCTGTCACAAATCCAAATGCAGATCGGGAACCTGGAGTCCCAGCTTTTCCAGGTCAGGGCTGACATGGAGCGCCAGAACGCAGAGTACCAACAGCTCCTGGACATCAAGACTCGTCTGGAAATGGAGATTGAAACCTACCGGCGCCTGCTGGATGGAGAATTTGT GGGCGCTGGACAGGCAGTTACATTTGAAAGCTCATCCCTGACAGGGTCCAAATCTCAAACACAATCACTGGACTCTTCTCAAG ATCCAACCAAAACTAGAAAGATCAAGACAATTGTCGAAGAAGTGGTAGATGGAAAAGTTGTTGCATCCCACGTTAAGGAAGTTGAAGAGAAGATATGA